The Exiguobacterium mexicanum genome includes a window with the following:
- a CDS encoding NAD(P)/FAD-dependent oxidoreductase gives MKKVIVIGSGIVGISTAYHLAGKADVTVIDRKEKGRATDAAAGIVCPWIAQRRNKAWYALAKGGAHYYATVVDDLKREGETETGYKRVGTLALHEDKKLNEMQERTALRREEAPEIGDLTRMTAEEARALFPPLSDEYDALLVEGGARVDGEKLRAALERVAVKRGVTLIDGSAVLVEENGYHVECDGVRFEADEIVLACGAWLPELMEPIGYTARVAGEKAQIVHVQLPDTDASDWPVVMPPRRRYLLGFEEGRIVIGSTHERDKAFDARPTAIGIHEVLSKGLESAPGLAEAELIETRVGFRPVTPNSIPILGRVPGAEQLLVANGLGSSGLTVGPFIGKVLADLVLTGDCELDMSLYPIAESVFRNTDKV, from the coding sequence ATGAAAAAAGTGATTGTGATTGGATCAGGAATCGTCGGCATCTCGACCGCGTACCATCTGGCCGGGAAAGCCGACGTCACCGTCATCGACCGTAAAGAGAAGGGCCGTGCGACTGACGCGGCAGCAGGCATCGTCTGCCCGTGGATCGCCCAGCGCCGGAACAAGGCGTGGTACGCGCTCGCCAAAGGGGGCGCTCACTACTACGCGACCGTCGTGGACGATTTGAAGCGAGAAGGTGAGACGGAGACCGGCTATAAACGCGTCGGGACGCTCGCCTTGCACGAAGACAAAAAATTGAACGAGATGCAAGAGCGGACGGCGCTACGCCGTGAAGAAGCCCCGGAAATCGGCGATTTGACCCGGATGACGGCAGAAGAAGCGAGAGCGCTGTTCCCGCCGCTCTCGGACGAATATGACGCCCTTCTCGTCGAAGGAGGGGCACGCGTCGATGGGGAGAAGTTAAGAGCGGCGCTCGAACGGGTCGCCGTAAAACGCGGTGTGACCTTGATTGACGGTTCGGCCGTGCTCGTTGAAGAAAACGGCTATCACGTCGAATGTGATGGTGTCCGCTTTGAGGCGGATGAAATCGTACTCGCCTGCGGGGCGTGGTTGCCCGAGTTGATGGAACCGATCGGGTATACGGCCCGTGTCGCTGGGGAGAAGGCACAAATCGTTCACGTACAGCTGCCTGATACGGACGCGTCCGACTGGCCGGTCGTCATGCCGCCGCGGCGCCGCTATTTGCTCGGATTTGAAGAAGGACGAATCGTCATCGGCTCGACGCACGAACGGGACAAGGCGTTCGACGCACGGCCGACGGCGATCGGGATTCATGAAGTGCTTTCGAAAGGGCTAGAATCGGCCCCGGGACTTGCCGAAGCCGAACTGATTGAGACGCGTGTCGGCTTCCGTCCGGTCACGCCGAACTCGATTCCAATTCTAGGCCGCGTACCGGGAGCGGAGCAGTTGCTCGTCGCGAACGGTCTCGGGTCATCAGGTTTGACGGTCGGCCCGTTCATCGGGAAAGTGCTCGCCGATCTCGTTCTGACAGGGGACTGCGAGCTC
- a CDS encoding Bax inhibitor-1/YccA family protein, protein MRLKSNPVLRKSMETTAYSTTPMTKAGTWSKVFTLLLLVTAAAGTTWMLVPTIGEALLFPLMIGSLILGLVLALVITFKPRTAPVVAPLYGIVEGVFVGLISYFFEAMLPGIVGRAVLTTFIVAFAMWFVYSTGLVKVTQKFRAGVTAAIFTVMLLYLVQIGMSFFGSGLPFMTGSSPLAIGVQFVIVIIASLALVLDFDYIARQVESRAPKELEWVAAFGLIVTLIWLYIEILDLLYRLAMRD, encoded by the coding sequence TTGAGACTTAAATCGAATCCAGTTCTCCGTAAATCAATGGAGACAACAGCTTATAGCACCACGCCGATGACGAAAGCCGGTACGTGGTCGAAAGTGTTCACGCTGCTCTTGCTCGTCACGGCAGCCGCCGGGACGACGTGGATGCTCGTGCCGACAATCGGGGAGGCGTTATTGTTCCCGCTCATGATCGGCTCGCTCATCCTCGGCTTGGTCTTAGCACTCGTCATCACGTTCAAACCGAGAACGGCACCTGTCGTCGCGCCATTGTATGGTATTGTCGAAGGGGTGTTCGTCGGGTTGATCTCGTACTTCTTCGAAGCGATGCTTCCGGGCATCGTCGGCCGTGCCGTCTTGACGACGTTCATCGTCGCGTTCGCGATGTGGTTCGTCTACTCGACGGGTCTCGTCAAAGTGACGCAAAAGTTCCGCGCCGGTGTCACGGCCGCGATCTTTACGGTCATGTTGCTTTATCTCGTTCAAATCGGGATGAGCTTCTTTGGTTCAGGACTCCCGTTCATGACGGGCTCGTCACCGCTTGCCATCGGCGTGCAATTTGTAATTGTCATCATCGCCTCACTCGCGCTCGTGCTTGATTTCGACTATATCGCTCGTCAAGTCGAGAGCCGGGCTCCGAAAGAGCTCGAATGGGTCGCGGCGTTCGGGTTGATTGTGACGCTCATCTGGCTCTATATTGAAATTCTTGATTTACTGTATCGCCTCGCCATGCGCGACTGA
- a CDS encoding type 1 glutamine amidotransferase domain-containing protein produces MQLQGKNILQIVSDDFEDLELWYPVHRLREEGANVILAGEKADHAYIGKYGVPAKSDIAFDDVDISSYDAILVPGGWSPDLLRRFDSVKGFVRYMHDEKRPIGQICHAGWVLISAKILDGVNVTSTPGIKDDMENAGAIWHDEPVVVDGHIVSSRRPPDLPDYMREFIKVMAKN; encoded by the coding sequence ATGCAATTACAAGGTAAAAATATTTTGCAAATCGTCAGTGACGACTTTGAAGACTTAGAATTATGGTATCCGGTCCATCGGTTACGCGAGGAAGGTGCAAACGTCATCCTCGCCGGCGAGAAGGCGGATCACGCCTATATCGGTAAGTACGGCGTTCCAGCCAAATCGGACATCGCGTTCGATGACGTCGACATCTCATCATACGACGCTATCCTCGTCCCAGGTGGCTGGTCACCCGACTTGTTGCGCCGCTTCGATTCGGTGAAAGGGTTCGTCCGCTATATGCATGACGAGAAACGGCCAATCGGTCAAATCTGTCACGCTGGCTGGGTATTGATTTCAGCGAAGATTCTTGATGGTGTCAACGTCACGAGCACACCGGGTATTAAAGATGATATGGAAAACGCGGGTGCGATTTGGCACGATGAGCCGGTCGTCGTCGACGGTCATATCGTCTCGAGCCGCCGTCCGCCTGACCTGCCTGACTATATGCGGGAATTCATTAAAGTCATGGCCAAGAACTGA
- a CDS encoding NAD(P)-dependent alcohol dehydrogenase, with the protein MRAVICTGYGPPDVLQLREVDKPVPKSDELLIKVHTSAVHSGDLRLRALDVPVLGKLPMRVIVGFKAPRQPILGVVLAGEIVETGSRVEDFKVGDRVYALTGMRFGGYAEYACVKANKCVERMPNNASFVEAASLPFGGTTTLHFLRKVNIEQAKTVLIYGASGAVGSMAVQIANYYGAHVTAVCRERNFELVRSLGADVVVDYTKAGYDKKLTTYVAVFDAAGKIDKRLARKHVAEHGKFSSVAGQGPASERKEDLTFLNDLFEAGRLKAVIDSVYPLEDIVAEHRYVDAGGKAGNVIVPVTQAN; encoded by the coding sequence ATGAGAGCAGTGATTTGTACCGGATATGGGCCACCTGACGTGTTGCAGCTCCGAGAGGTCGACAAGCCTGTGCCAAAATCGGATGAGTTGTTGATCAAAGTTCACACCTCTGCCGTCCATTCCGGCGACCTTCGATTACGGGCTCTTGATGTACCGGTTCTAGGTAAGCTCCCGATGCGAGTCATCGTCGGTTTCAAGGCGCCGCGCCAACCGATTCTTGGTGTCGTCTTGGCAGGGGAGATCGTCGAGACGGGTAGTCGCGTTGAAGACTTCAAGGTCGGTGACCGTGTCTATGCGCTGACCGGGATGCGGTTCGGCGGCTACGCTGAATATGCGTGTGTCAAAGCGAATAAATGTGTCGAACGCATGCCGAACAACGCTAGTTTTGTCGAAGCAGCCAGCTTGCCGTTTGGCGGAACGACGACTCTTCACTTTTTGCGTAAAGTGAACATCGAACAAGCGAAGACCGTATTAATTTACGGGGCCTCCGGAGCAGTCGGTTCGATGGCCGTTCAAATCGCGAACTATTACGGGGCTCACGTAACGGCAGTCTGTCGAGAACGGAACTTCGAACTCGTCAGAAGTCTTGGCGCAGACGTCGTGGTCGATTACACGAAAGCAGGCTATGATAAGAAACTGACCACATACGTTGCCGTGTTCGATGCGGCCGGGAAAATCGATAAGCGGTTGGCCCGGAAACATGTCGCCGAACACGGGAAATTCAGTTCTGTCGCCGGACAAGGACCTGCGAGTGAACGGAAAGAGGATTTGACTTTCCTGAACGATCTGTTTGAAGCCGGCCGATTAAAGGCCGTCATCGATTCGGTTTATCCGCTCGAGGACATCGTCGCGGAGCACCGTTACGTTGATGCCGGAGGAAAGGCTGGAAATGTGATTGTGCCCGTGACACAAGCAAATTGA
- a CDS encoding Type 1 glutamine amidotransferase-like domain-containing protein: MVTGSRHLVQRDLIQSIQQSDAIVVGASAGAINMSLSWLCSPNMGYEVSTPTISQGVALNDFSVLSHFDLEHHMHIVKQELALLSVELPIYLSNKDCALRVQGDQVDIFGDVYLYAN; this comes from the coding sequence GTGGTTACAGGAAGCCGGCATCTTGTTCAACGTGACCTAATCCAATCGATTCAACAAAGCGACGCCATCGTCGTAGGCGCTAGTGCAGGCGCAATCAATATGTCTTTGTCTTGGTTATGCTCGCCAAACATGGGTTATGAGGTTTCAACCCCAACGATTTCACAGGGCGTGGCCCTCAACGATTTTTCGGTGCTCTCCCACTTCGATCTCGAACATCACATGCACATCGTCAAGCAAGAGCTCGCCCTCTTATCCGTAGAATTACCAATCTATTTGTCGAACAAAGATTGTGCACTTCGTGTTCAAGGTGATCAAGTCGATATCTTCGGAGACGTTTATTTGTACGCGAATTGA
- a CDS encoding thymidylate synthase, with protein sequence MKQYHDLCTHILENGVVKEDRTGTGTTSVFGYQMRFNLQDGFPLITTKKLHTRSIIHELLWFITGDTNVKYLQDNGVRIWNEWADEDGNLGPVYGAQWRSFPKPDGTTVDQFAQVIEQIKTNPDSRRLIVSAWNPGQLEDMALPPCHLMFQFYVADGKLSCQLYQRSADTFLGVPFNIASYALLTHMVAHVTGLEVGDFVHTLGDAHIYHNHLEQVKLQLTRETRPLPTLNILRDVSSIEDFRFEDFEIVGYDPHPHIKGEVSV encoded by the coding sequence ATGAAACAATACCATGATTTATGCACCCATATCCTCGAGAACGGGGTCGTCAAAGAAGACCGCACCGGGACCGGGACGACGAGCGTGTTCGGCTACCAGATGCGTTTCAACCTTCAGGACGGGTTCCCCCTGATCACGACGAAGAAATTACATACGCGCTCCATCATCCATGAACTGCTCTGGTTCATCACCGGCGACACGAACGTCAAATACCTTCAAGACAATGGGGTTCGTATTTGGAACGAGTGGGCCGATGAGGACGGTAATCTCGGTCCTGTCTACGGGGCGCAGTGGCGCTCGTTTCCGAAACCAGACGGCACGACTGTCGACCAGTTCGCGCAAGTAATCGAGCAAATCAAAACGAACCCTGACTCGCGCCGACTCATCGTCTCGGCCTGGAATCCAGGGCAACTTGAAGACATGGCGTTGCCGCCGTGCCATCTCATGTTCCAGTTTTACGTCGCGGACGGAAAATTGTCGTGCCAGCTCTATCAACGAAGCGCTGACACGTTCCTCGGTGTCCCGTTCAATATCGCGTCTTACGCTTTGCTCACGCATATGGTCGCCCATGTGACCGGGCTTGAAGTCGGAGACTTCGTCCATACGCTCGGCGACGCCCACATTTACCATAACCACCTCGAACAAGTGAAGCTGCAATTGACGCGTGAGACCCGACCGCTCCCGACATTGAACATCCTGCGTGACGTGTCATCCATCGAGGACTTCCGGTTTGAAGACTTCGAGATTGTCGGCTATGACCCTCATCCACACATTAAAGGAGAAGTGAGCGTATGA
- a CDS encoding dihydrofolate reductase yields MIIHVVAIGSNREIGKDNALLWRLPDDLKQFKAVTTGQTVVMGRKTFESIGRPLPNRRNIVVTSDRTFSAEGVDVWHDLESLKDETTDLYIIGGATLYEQTLSITDRFFVTEVDGTFEADTFYPSLPDGLIVTNEQFHPADERHAYSFTFRQYDKRDID; encoded by the coding sequence ATGATCATCCATGTCGTCGCCATCGGGAGCAATCGGGAAATCGGGAAAGATAACGCCTTGTTGTGGCGCCTGCCCGATGACTTGAAACAGTTCAAAGCTGTCACGACGGGTCAAACGGTCGTCATGGGACGAAAGACGTTTGAATCGATTGGTCGGCCGCTGCCGAACCGACGCAATATCGTCGTCACGTCGGACCGCACCTTCTCAGCTGAAGGTGTCGATGTGTGGCACGACCTCGAGTCGCTTAAAGACGAGACGACAGACCTTTATATCATCGGTGGCGCGACGCTCTATGAGCAGACACTTTCGATAACGGACCGGTTCTTCGTCACCGAGGTCGATGGCACGTTCGAGGCGGACACGTTTTATCCATCCCTTCCGGACGGTCTTATCGTGACGAACGAACAGTTTCATCCGGCCGACGAACGGCATGCCTATAGCTTCACATTCCGTCAATATGACAAAAGGGACATCGACTGA
- a CDS encoding GGDEF domain-containing protein: MKQQQLTDRIHTILTQITSARQIQTSEIEFLLDWMKQEVKRRRLMHLLEIFSRVESDVRELPPVLTQAEAMALIAPVKRYIHTVLGIEQEDEDLVLVLANSFSTYSRYKPRVEKLGARPVFLQTLEEAVEYDYEDVPKAIIMDVELWARFPERSIQSFVSKMKKLYVPLIVIGTNEHYRLAAYSYGFDDYWEEWVPMEERLVRLGHHIEKARLVSNALLVDELTGAFNRKYLKATFSRFMSRLERSGESFTLALLDIDHFKQLNDTFGHAYGDEVLHRVAEEVRLAIRSSDELIRYGGEEFLIILNVSERHVVDAVLERVRRRIEEMTFTYEHHVTVSIGYTRVCQTGMTLGEWCAYADEALYKAKRDGRNRIIRYSSAVREEKRLAYVTMSPEKYALLAERLPKQHRRYEVIYRPYDRYACNDHMEMFILDDSGTNETRGTLSAVKEQRGKYSHILAVSKRTALELGALYDDLAEQDHQDTITEKIEQWLEKLPD; this comes from the coding sequence ATGAAGCAGCAGCAACTCACAGATCGTATACATACTATTTTGACGCAAATCACGAGCGCGAGACAGATTCAAACATCAGAGATCGAGTTTTTATTAGATTGGATGAAGCAAGAAGTGAAGCGTCGCCGCTTGATGCACTTGCTTGAGATTTTCAGTCGTGTCGAGTCTGATGTTCGTGAATTGCCACCGGTCTTGACGCAAGCGGAGGCGATGGCTTTGATTGCCCCAGTGAAACGTTATATCCATACCGTCTTAGGCATCGAGCAGGAAGACGAGGATCTCGTCCTTGTTTTAGCTAACAGTTTTTCTACGTATAGCCGGTATAAACCGCGCGTCGAAAAGCTCGGGGCGCGTCCTGTCTTCTTGCAGACGTTAGAAGAGGCCGTCGAATATGACTATGAAGATGTCCCGAAAGCCATCATCATGGACGTCGAGTTGTGGGCCCGCTTCCCGGAGCGGTCGATTCAATCGTTCGTCAGCAAGATGAAGAAGCTGTATGTCCCGCTCATCGTGATCGGCACGAATGAACATTATCGCCTCGCCGCCTATTCTTACGGCTTCGATGACTATTGGGAGGAATGGGTACCGATGGAAGAACGGCTCGTTCGTCTCGGACATCATATCGAGAAGGCTCGTCTCGTCTCGAACGCGCTCCTCGTCGATGAATTGACAGGCGCGTTCAACCGAAAATATTTGAAAGCGACGTTTAGCCGTTTCATGTCCCGACTTGAGCGCTCCGGTGAGAGCTTCACGCTCGCCCTGCTCGACATCGATCATTTCAAACAGTTGAACGATACGTTCGGTCATGCTTACGGGGACGAGGTGTTGCATCGCGTCGCCGAGGAAGTCCGTCTCGCCATCCGCTCGAGTGACGAATTGATTCGTTATGGCGGGGAAGAATTTCTCATCATCCTCAACGTGTCGGAGCGTCACGTCGTCGATGCGGTGCTTGAACGGGTCCGTAGGCGCATCGAGGAGATGACATTTACATATGAACATCACGTCACCGTATCGATCGGCTATACACGGGTCTGTCAGACCGGTATGACGCTCGGCGAGTGGTGTGCTTATGCCGATGAGGCGCTCTACAAGGCGAAGCGCGATGGACGCAATCGAATCATCCGCTACTCGTCAGCCGTCCGCGAGGAGAAACGGCTCGCTTACGTGACGATGAGTCCTGAGAAGTACGCTTTGCTCGCTGAGCGCTTGCCGAAGCAGCATCGTCGCTACGAGGTCATCTATCGCCCATACGATCGTTACGCCTGTAACGATCATATGGAAATGTTTATTCTCGATGACTCGGGCACGAACGAGACGAGAGGGACCTTATCAGCCGTCAAAGAGCAACGCGGCAAGTACAGCCATATCTTGGCCGTATCGAAACGAACCGCGCTCGAGCTCGGGGCGCTGTATGATGACTTGGCCGAGCAGGACCATCAGGACACGATCACTGAAAAAATCGAGCAATGGCTCGAAAAATTACCCGATTAA
- the fumC gene encoding class II fumarate hydratase, translating into MEYRIERDTMGEINVPASAKWGAQTQRSLENFKIGTEKMPLEVVHAFAILKKGAALANAELGVLEQAKADVIAEVADEIVAGKHDAEFPLVVWQTGSGTQSNMNVNEVIAHLANDKLKERGQTLTIHPNDDVNKSQSSNDTYPTAMHIAAILAVEDHVLPSIEALHATLAKKAESFMDIVKIGRTHLQDATPVTLGQEISGWVRMLELSKQMIERTLEPLTELALGGTAVGTGINAHPRFGEVVAEKISQETGKRFITAVNKFHALTSHDQLVFTHGALKALAMDAMKIANDVRWLASGPRAGIGEILIPENEPGSSIMPGKVNPTQSEALTMVAAQVLGNDATIGFGASQGNFELNVFKPVIMYNFLQTCRLLTDSLHSFDVHCAVGIEPDLDVIAHNVDRSLMLVTALNPHIGYENAAKIAKLAHKNGTSLKEAALETGLLTEEQFDEWIRPEEMTSPNLKVGK; encoded by the coding sequence ATGGAATATCGGATCGAACGGGACACGATGGGGGAAATCAACGTTCCGGCTTCAGCCAAATGGGGAGCCCAAACACAGCGCAGTCTAGAGAACTTTAAAATCGGCACGGAAAAGATGCCGCTCGAGGTCGTGCATGCCTTCGCGATTTTGAAAAAAGGTGCCGCACTCGCCAACGCCGAGCTCGGTGTGTTGGAGCAAGCGAAAGCCGACGTCATCGCCGAAGTCGCCGATGAGATCGTCGCCGGGAAACATGACGCCGAGTTTCCACTCGTCGTCTGGCAAACGGGTTCAGGGACACAGTCGAACATGAACGTCAACGAAGTCATCGCCCATTTGGCGAATGATAAGTTGAAAGAGCGTGGTCAAACGCTCACGATTCATCCGAACGACGACGTCAACAAGTCGCAGAGCTCGAACGACACATATCCGACGGCGATGCACATCGCCGCCATCCTCGCGGTTGAGGACCATGTGTTGCCGTCAATCGAGGCGCTCCACGCGACGCTCGCGAAGAAGGCCGAGTCATTCATGGACATCGTCAAGATCGGTCGGACGCACTTGCAAGACGCGACGCCAGTCACGCTCGGTCAAGAGATCAGTGGTTGGGTCCGGATGCTCGAGCTGTCGAAACAGATGATTGAGCGTACGCTCGAACCGTTGACAGAGCTCGCCCTCGGCGGGACGGCAGTCGGGACGGGGATCAATGCTCATCCACGGTTCGGAGAAGTCGTGGCCGAGAAGATCTCGCAAGAGACCGGAAAACGTTTTATCACGGCCGTCAACAAGTTCCATGCGCTCACGAGCCACGATCAGCTCGTGTTCACACACGGTGCCTTGAAAGCGCTCGCCATGGATGCGATGAAGATTGCCAACGACGTCCGTTGGCTCGCTTCTGGCCCGCGTGCCGGTATCGGTGAGATCTTGATTCCGGAGAACGAACCGGGCAGCTCGATCATGCCTGGTAAAGTCAACCCGACTCAGAGTGAGGCGTTGACGATGGTCGCGGCCCAAGTGCTCGGCAATGATGCGACGATTGGATTCGGGGCGAGCCAAGGAAACTTCGAGTTAAACGTGTTCAAACCCGTCATCATGTACAACTTCCTCCAGACGTGCCGCCTGTTGACGGACAGTCTTCATTCGTTCGACGTGCATTGCGCCGTCGGCATCGAACCAGACTTGGACGTCATCGCGCACAACGTTGATCGTTCGCTCATGCTCGTGACAGCGCTCAACCCGCATATCGGCTACGAGAATGCGGCTAAAATCGCAAAACTAGCACATAAGAATGGGACGTCTTTAAAAGAAGCGGCGCTAGAGACAGGACTATTGACAGAAGAGCAGTTTGACGAATGGATTCGTCCAGAAGAGATGACATCTCCTAACCTAAAAGTTGGAAAATAA
- a CDS encoding reverse transcriptase-like protein yields the protein MVHIYFDAATNQEAGENGLGVWIKTTDGTVSTYIAKRVGLTSVQAELAALAFAIEQAHTLTDESTFMFYSDAETVVRALEQRFLKDQAVRPLFVKTLTLYDELPNKFIKWIPRAENRAHDVAKQALLIG from the coding sequence TTGGTTCACATTTATTTTGATGCGGCGACGAACCAAGAGGCGGGTGAGAACGGTCTTGGTGTCTGGATTAAGACAACGGACGGCACCGTATCCACGTACATCGCCAAACGTGTCGGGCTGACGAGCGTTCAGGCCGAACTCGCCGCGCTCGCGTTCGCCATCGAACAAGCGCATACGCTCACGGACGAATCGACGTTCATGTTCTATTCGGACGCCGAGACGGTCGTGCGGGCGCTCGAGCAGAGGTTCTTAAAAGACCAAGCGGTGCGTCCTTTGTTCGTCAAGACGCTGACGCTGTATGACGAATTGCCAAACAAGTTCATCAAATGGATCCCGCGGGCAGAGAACCGGGCCCATGACGTGGCGAAACAGGCATTGTTGATCGGATGA
- a CDS encoding 5'-3' exonuclease, with product MKLMLVDGFNLLSRYYFATERRRALDPDVTLKGLLRKVDGWTNDFTHIAFFWDGPRETTHRYALFSDYKATRTGLPEPLFHDYVKLRAALSERGIFQSELAGYEADDLIGAVATAFPGESYMYSSDRDLHQLLSPNVFQIVPKKGEEMMMNQDIFETTYGIRPGQFVDVKALQGDASDNIPGVRGIGPKTATILVQSYDTVEALYDILRQEALQEAHRKFAKKLDGQEEVALLSKRLSLIDIHAPIETDWEAYRFGSHLF from the coding sequence ATGAAATTGATGTTGGTCGATGGGTTTAATCTCCTGTCGCGTTATTATTTTGCCACAGAGCGTCGTCGGGCGCTCGATCCCGATGTGACGTTGAAAGGACTGCTCCGTAAAGTTGACGGGTGGACGAACGACTTCACGCATATCGCCTTCTTTTGGGACGGACCACGCGAGACGACGCATCGTTACGCCCTGTTTTCGGACTATAAAGCGACTCGCACCGGCTTACCGGAACCGTTGTTCCACGATTACGTCAAGTTGCGGGCAGCGTTGAGCGAGCGCGGCATTTTTCAGTCCGAGCTCGCCGGATATGAGGCCGACGATTTGATCGGGGCCGTCGCGACCGCGTTCCCGGGTGAATCGTATATGTATTCGTCAGACCGTGATTTGCATCAGCTGCTTTCCCCGAACGTGTTTCAAATCGTCCCGAAAAAGGGGGAAGAGATGATGATGAACCAGGACATATTCGAGACGACTTATGGAATACGGCCCGGACAGTTCGTCGATGTGAAAGCGCTCCAAGGTGATGCCTCGGACAATATTCCAGGCGTCCGCGGCATCGGACCAAAGACGGCGACGATTCTTGTCCAGTCATACGACACGGTTGAAGCGCTGTATGACATCTTGAGACAAGAAGCACTCCAAGAGGCGCATCGGAAGTTTGCGAAGAAGCTCGACGGGCAAGAAGAAGTGGCGCTCTTGTCGAAACGTCTCTCGCTCATCGATATCCATGCACCGATCGAAACGGATTGGGAGGCGTATCGCTTTGGTTCACATTTATTTTGA
- a CDS encoding CobW family GTP-binding protein, translating to MIPVQLVTGFLGAGKTTYMNRLLEATDERLLVIVNELGSVNIDEQLIVKMDQEQIELSNGCICCSIQSDLSKTFYQLASKDTFDRIVIETTGVADPAPIIQTIYYDDYLRTRFKLTAILTVVDASQMDRELFIEGIHQIAYADVILMNKVDLVDDVTLEQAHERIKALNPTVRVIETVQTVGDYDLTENTFQLSRVDEQLLGRLTAGHTSVSSLRAVTLTTDVPLRRERVTQYVREVLMHYEDDVYRLKAIVRLEGETSKFVVQATNQLMGATFANEPSDDSRSVFVWIGKNLDRDALARGLQACEVDA from the coding sequence ATGATTCCCGTGCAATTGGTGACCGGTTTTTTAGGCGCCGGAAAAACGACCTATATGAATCGCTTGCTAGAAGCGACGGACGAGCGATTGCTCGTCATCGTCAACGAGCTTGGCTCAGTCAATATCGACGAACAGTTGATCGTCAAGATGGACCAAGAACAGATCGAGTTATCGAACGGTTGCATCTGTTGCTCGATTCAAAGCGATTTGAGTAAGACGTTCTATCAGCTTGCGTCCAAAGATACATTTGACCGCATCGTCATCGAGACAACTGGTGTCGCCGATCCGGCACCGATCATCCAGACGATCTATTACGATGATTACTTACGGACACGGTTCAAGCTGACGGCGATTTTGACGGTCGTCGACGCTAGTCAAATGGACCGCGAATTGTTTATAGAAGGAATCCATCAAATCGCCTATGCAGATGTGATTCTGATGAACAAAGTCGACCTCGTCGATGACGTCACGCTCGAACAAGCGCATGAACGGATTAAAGCACTAAATCCGACCGTTCGGGTCATCGAGACGGTTCAGACGGTAGGGGACTATGACTTGACGGAAAATACGTTCCAGCTTTCACGAGTCGACGAGCAACTCCTCGGTCGACTGACAGCAGGGCACACGTCCGTCTCTTCCCTACGGGCCGTGACGCTCACGACCGACGTCCCACTACGTCGGGAACGTGTCACGCAATACGTACGCGAGGTGCTCATGCACTATGAGGACGATGTCTATCGCTTGAAGGCGATTGTCCGTTTAGAAGGAGAAACATCAAAATTCGTCGTCCAAGCGACGAATCAACTGATGGGGGCGACGTTCGCCAACGAACCGAGCGACGACTCGCGTTCCGTCTTCGTCTGGATCGGGAAGAATCTCGACCGAGACGCGCTAGCGCGCGGATTACAAGCTTGTGAGGTGGATGCATGA